In Stieleria varia, one genomic interval encodes:
- a CDS encoding Sec-independent protein translocase subunit TatA/TatB, translated as MLGLSPFEMMVIGVIAVVLFGGNLPEVARKLGSSYREFRRGLSDVQQQFRAAEYEAKRALTIDESPKPSKDEDDDEPPGEPSAPKFTPPT; from the coding sequence ATGCTTGGACTTTCACCGTTCGAAATGATGGTGATTGGTGTGATTGCGGTCGTCCTTTTTGGCGGAAATCTGCCCGAAGTCGCCCGCAAGTTGGGAAGCAGCTACCGAGAGTTTCGCCGAGGTCTCAGCGACGTCCAGCAACAATTTCGTGCTGCGGAGTACGAAGCCAAGCGGGCTCTGACGATCGACGAGTCGCCGAAACCCAGCAAGGATGAAGACGACGATGAGCCGCCTGGTGAGCCGTCGGCCCCCAAGTTCACACCTCCCACCTGA
- the tatA gene encoding twin-arginine translocase TatA/TatE family subunit, with protein sequence MTLSHYPFAIGFPGMPEMLIVLFLALLLFGGAKLPSLMRNLGKSANEFKRGMNESLDDDDEKDNEKG encoded by the coding sequence ATGACTCTGTCACACTACCCGTTCGCGATCGGTTTCCCGGGCATGCCCGAGATGTTGATCGTCTTGTTCTTAGCCCTCCTCTTGTTCGGCGGTGCCAAACTGCCCAGCCTGATGAGAAACCTCGGCAAAAGTGCCAATGAGTTCAAACGAGGCATGAACGAGTCGCTTGACGACGACGACGAAAAGGACAACGAAAAGGGCTAG
- a CDS encoding alpha/beta hydrolase family protein, whose product MRNFIALVVFAMFFGIAFTARNKGTDSVSQPLTIPPHVAPENPPRPAAMMVSTTISRFSVELPVPASDIGHENEVWVFLPTGGASKANQDSESSISKYPCLIYTSAGAPNFGGMRLSPSDQTFILPYVQMGFAVVCYETDGAIDLTDKTTPEEMARAADLYIRSSAGLVNARNAIHFALERFPEIDSDRLFTLGHSSGGKQALLLAANEPRIKGCVTFAPSTQLGFVERIGIGQIPSKTRDLAGEVERFMPASNADRLTASLLILYTPKDDVVRQSELKSFARKVGDNANLVEVNARGHFDLPDEGFRHASRWLAKQADLPALPDQVIANPLSAEKKSPTVNKPAPAPTAERVRSSQPSQPKIQKVRTSPRKSGQPQQNPYFQ is encoded by the coding sequence ATGAGAAACTTCATTGCACTCGTCGTTTTCGCAATGTTCTTTGGGATCGCCTTCACCGCGAGAAACAAAGGCACAGACTCCGTCAGTCAACCACTGACGATCCCGCCGCATGTCGCGCCGGAGAATCCGCCGCGTCCCGCCGCAATGATGGTTTCAACAACCATCTCCCGTTTCTCGGTCGAGCTGCCGGTGCCGGCAAGTGATATCGGGCACGAAAATGAAGTCTGGGTTTTCCTGCCGACAGGCGGCGCATCGAAGGCGAATCAAGACAGCGAGTCATCAATTTCAAAATACCCCTGCCTCATTTACACCTCGGCCGGCGCACCGAACTTTGGCGGCATGCGGCTTTCGCCATCGGACCAGACGTTCATCCTGCCTTATGTGCAGATGGGTTTTGCCGTCGTGTGTTACGAGACCGACGGCGCGATCGACTTGACCGATAAAACAACGCCGGAGGAAATGGCACGCGCCGCCGACTTGTACATTCGATCCAGCGCAGGACTGGTCAACGCTCGCAACGCCATCCATTTCGCGTTGGAGCGTTTCCCAGAAATTGATTCCGACCGACTCTTCACACTCGGCCACAGCTCCGGCGGCAAACAAGCGTTGCTGCTGGCTGCCAATGAGCCGCGGATCAAAGGCTGCGTGACGTTCGCTCCGTCGACCCAACTGGGGTTTGTGGAACGCATCGGGATCGGGCAAATCCCCAGCAAGACCCGCGATCTCGCCGGCGAAGTGGAGCGATTCATGCCGGCCTCCAACGCCGATCGCCTGACGGCGTCGCTGCTGATCCTGTATACGCCCAAAGACGACGTGGTCAGACAAAGTGAACTCAAGAGCTTTGCAAGAAAGGTCGGCGACAACGCGAATCTGGTCGAAGTCAATGCGCGAGGCCACTTTGACTTGCCCGACGAAGGATTCCGGCACGCCAGCCGCTGGCTAGCCAAGCAAGCCGACTTGCCCGCCCTACCCGACCAAGTCATCGCGAATCCACTCTCTGCAGAGAAAAAAAGCCCCACCGTCAACAAGCCCGCCCCCGCGCCGACGGCGGAACGGGTGAGGTCGTCACAGCCCTCGCAGCCGAAAATACAAAAGGTACGAACCAGTCCCCGCAAGTCTGGTCAACCACAGCAAAACCCCTACTTTCAGTAG